GCATCTTAGAACCTTTAGAAAAAATGTTAACTAAGAAAACTTTAATCCCCGTACTTCTCTTTTCATGCGTATCGGCATTTAGCCAGATATCGTTTGGAGATTCTAAAAAAATAAATGACAACTGGAAATTCAATCTTCAAGAAACTCCAGATGCAAAAAATAATGCTTTTGATGATAGTAAATGGCAACAGGTTAATGTGCCGCACGACTGGAGCGTAAAAGGACAGTTGAGTCCAACTCTGGCAAGCTGTACAGGTTATTTGCCTGGCGGAATTGGCTGGTATAGAAAATCAATTAATATTCCGCAAAGCAAAGCTGGTGAAAAAGTCTATTTGTATTTTGAAGGAGTTTACAACAGAAGCGAAGTTTTCATTAACGGACATTCTTTAGGAAAACGTCCAAACGGCTATATTTCATTTGCTTATGACGCCACTGAGTTCGTCAAATTTGGTGGAGAAAATATTATTTCAGTTCGTGTCGACCACAGCCAAAGTGCCGATTCAAGATGGTACACAGGTTCGGGAATTTACAGAAATGTTTGGTTGGTGTATGCAAATTCTGTTCACATTGCGCAATGGGGGGTTTACGCCTATCCAGAAGTAAATAAAGGAAACGGAATTTTGAATGTTGAGGTTGAGGTTGAAAATGCTTCAAAAGGAAAAGCAAGTCTGACAATTGTAAATGAACTTTTCTCAAAAGACGGAAAATCAGTAGCAAAATCATCTTCTAAAGTAGATGTGGCGGCGAACCAGAACGGAAAAATTTCGACAAAAATCAATGTTAAGAATCCGAAACTTTGGGATTTAGAAAATCCAAATTTATATGAATTGAAAACTACTGTTTTAAAAGACGGAAAAGAAATCGATAAAACGGTAACGCAAACTGGTTTTAGAAGTTTTACATTCGATCCTAATAATGGTTTTGCCCTTAACGGGAAATGGATGAAAATGAAAGGCGTTTGTCTGCACCATGATGCAGGAGTTTTAGGATCTGCAGTTCCGAGAGAAGTTTGGGAAACCAGATTAAAAACCTTAAAGGAAATTGGCGTAAATGCCATTCGTACCAGTCATAACCCGCAAGCACCAGATTTTTATGAACTATGCGATGAATTAGGATTGTTAGTTTTAAACGAAGCGTATGACGAATGGGAATTCCCAAAACGCAAATGGCTAGAAGGTTGGAACTATGGAACACCAGGATTTGAAGGTTCGTTTGATATTTTTGCTGATTGGGCAGAAAAAGACCTGGAAGATTTTGTACGCCGTGACCGAAACCATCTTTCTGTTTTTGGATGGAGTATTGGTAACGAAGTAGATTATC
This is a stretch of genomic DNA from Flavobacterium endoglycinae. It encodes these proteins:
- a CDS encoding sugar-binding domain-containing protein, with protein sequence MLTKKTLIPVLLFSCVSAFSQISFGDSKKINDNWKFNLQETPDAKNNAFDDSKWQQVNVPHDWSVKGQLSPTLASCTGYLPGGIGWYRKSINIPQSKAGEKVYLYFEGVYNRSEVFINGHSLGKRPNGYISFAYDATEFVKFGGENIISVRVDHSQSADSRWYTGSGIYRNVWLVYANSVHIAQWGVYAYPEVNKGNGILNVEVEVENASKGKASLTIVNELFSKDGKSVAKSSSKVDVAANQNGKISTKINVKNPKLWDLENPNLYELKTTVLKDGKEIDKTVTQTGFRSFTFDPNNGFALNGKWMKMKGVCLHHDAGVLGSAVPREVWETRLKTLKEIGVNAIRTSHNPQAPDFYELCDELGLLVLNEAYDEWEFPKRKWLEGWNYGTPGFEGSFDIFADWAEKDLEDFVRRDRNHLSVFGWSIGNEVDYPNDPYSHPVLDQGKNGFGQAAYGGYKKDAPDAMRLGAIAKRLVAAVKKYDKSRPTTAGLAGVAMSNETEYPGALDITGYNYTESKYQSDHQKYPKRVIFGSENVHDMEPWLAVKNNKHIFGQFLWTGIDYLGESGRWPSRGFYSGLVDFAGVIKPRGYFRQSLWSDKPMAYLGTYPLTNDKDVSKDAWAIWNYENGQKIRVVCYTNAAKARLELNGKVVGETKLYDEKTGIIYWDIPFASGKLEAVGLDAGDKEVSRYAINSTQQPFELTIADKDITISKDKGVAKIMVQVKDQNGLPVMLSDNEVTCTINGAATLLGLEAGNNSDMTDYTDNIQRVFHGHIAAYIQANGDSTAPIKVKFTSQWLKPVEVTVNVK